The following are encoded together in the Corynebacterium jeikeium genome:
- a CDS encoding DNA-directed RNA polymerase subunit beta, translating into MLEGPILAVSRQTSSVAGIPGAPQRHSFAKIDAPIEVPGLLDLQRESFAWLVGTPEWRARAQAEAGEGVRIMSGLEEILEELSPIEDYSENMSLTLSEPRFDDVKSTIDEAKDKDINYAAPLYVTAEFTNSMSGEIKSQTVFIGDFPMMTDKGTFIINGTERVVVSQLVRSPGVYFDASIDASTERPLHSVKVIPSRGAWLEFDVDKRDTVGVRIDRKRRQPVTVLLKALGLTTQEITDRFGFSELMMSTLEKDGVDNTDEALLEIYRKQRPGESPTRDSAQALLENSFFKAKRYDLAKVGRYKVNRKLGLGGDTDGVMTLTEEDILTTIEYLVRLHAGEKSMTSPDGTEIPIDTDDIDHFGNRRLRTVGELIQNQVRVGLSRMERVVRERMTTQDAESITPTSLINVRPVSAAIREFFGTSQLSQFLDQNNSLSGLTHKRRLSALGPGGLSRERAGLEVRDVHPSHYGRMCPIETPEGPNIGLIGSLSSYARVNPFGFIETPYRKVVDGQITDEVYYFTADEEDRHVIAQANTPFDENHRFTEERIEVRLRGGDVEVVPYTEVDYMDVSPRQMVSVATAMIPFLEHDDANRALMGANMQRQAVPLLRSEAPYVGTGMELRAAYDAGDMIIAPKAGVVEYVSADYITVMDDEGVRDTFMLRKFERTNQGTCYNQKPLVDEGDRVEAGQVLADGPGTDNGEMALGKNLLVAFMPWEGHNYEDAIILNQRMVEEDILTSIHIEEYEIDARDTKLGPEEITRDIPNVGEDVLADLDDRGIVRIGADVRDGDILVGKVTPKGETELTPEERLLRAIFGEKAREVRDTSMKVPHGETGKVIGVRVFSREDDDDLAAGVNEMVRVYVAQKRKIQDGDKLAGRHGNKGVVGKILPQEDMPFLPDGTPIDIILNTHGVPRRMNIGQVLEVHLGWLAKAGWKVDTDSQDPKIQKMLETLPEELYEVPADSLTATPVFDGASNAELSGLLRSSLPNRDGERQVDDFGKSNLIDGRSGEPFPYPVAVGYMYMLKLHHLVDEKIHARSTGPYSMITQQPLGGKAQFGGQRFGEMEVWAMQAYGAAYTLQELLTIKSDDVVGRVKVYEAIVKGENIPDPGIPESFKVLLKELQSLCLNVEVLAADGTPMELSSDDDDELENANAALGINLSRDERPDADMDVS; encoded by the coding sequence GTGCTGGAAGGACCCATCTTGGCAGTCTCCCGCCAGACCAGCTCAGTGGCCGGAATTCCCGGAGCTCCGCAGCGACACAGCTTTGCGAAGATCGACGCTCCAATTGAGGTTCCAGGCCTTCTAGACCTCCAACGAGAGTCCTTCGCTTGGCTCGTTGGCACGCCCGAATGGCGTGCACGTGCCCAAGCAGAGGCAGGGGAGGGCGTCCGCATCATGAGCGGACTTGAGGAGATTCTCGAGGAGCTCTCTCCGATCGAGGATTACTCCGAGAACATGTCCCTCACCCTGTCCGAGCCCCGCTTCGATGACGTGAAGTCCACCATCGACGAGGCGAAGGATAAGGACATCAACTACGCGGCACCGCTGTATGTGACCGCGGAATTCACCAACTCCATGTCTGGTGAGATCAAGTCCCAGACGGTCTTCATCGGTGACTTCCCGATGATGACCGACAAGGGCACGTTCATCATCAACGGCACCGAGCGTGTCGTTGTCTCCCAGCTTGTCCGTTCCCCGGGCGTGTACTTTGACGCCTCCATCGACGCATCTACCGAGCGTCCGCTGCACTCTGTGAAGGTGATCCCTTCCCGCGGTGCATGGCTGGAGTTCGACGTGGACAAGCGCGACACCGTTGGCGTGCGCATTGACCGCAAGCGTCGCCAGCCGGTTACCGTGCTGCTGAAGGCACTGGGGCTGACCACGCAGGAGATCACCGACCGCTTCGGCTTCTCCGAGCTCATGATGTCCACCCTCGAAAAGGATGGCGTGGACAACACCGACGAGGCTCTGCTGGAGATCTACCGCAAGCAGCGTCCGGGCGAGTCGCCGACGCGCGACTCCGCGCAGGCTCTGCTGGAGAACTCTTTCTTCAAGGCGAAGCGCTACGACCTGGCTAAGGTTGGCCGCTACAAGGTCAACCGCAAGCTGGGCCTGGGCGGCGACACCGATGGCGTGATGACCCTCACGGAAGAGGACATCCTGACCACCATCGAGTACCTGGTGCGCCTGCACGCCGGTGAGAAGTCCATGACCTCCCCGGACGGCACCGAGATCCCGATTGATACCGACGACATTGACCACTTCGGCAACCGCCGTCTGCGTACCGTCGGCGAGCTGATTCAGAACCAGGTTCGCGTGGGTCTGTCCCGCATGGAGCGCGTCGTGCGTGAGCGTATGACTACGCAGGATGCGGAGTCGATCACCCCGACCTCCCTGATCAACGTTCGCCCAGTTTCCGCGGCTATCCGCGAGTTCTTCGGCACCTCTCAGCTGTCGCAGTTCCTGGACCAGAACAACTCCCTGTCCGGCCTGACCCACAAGCGCCGCCTGTCCGCGCTGGGTCCGGGTGGTCTGTCCCGTGAGCGCGCTGGCCTGGAGGTCCGCGACGTTCACCCGTCTCACTACGGCCGCATGTGCCCGATTGAGACTCCTGAGGGTCCGAACATTGGTCTGATCGGCTCCCTGTCCTCTTATGCTCGCGTGAACCCGTTCGGCTTCATCGAGACCCCGTACCGCAAGGTTGTGGATGGGCAGATCACCGATGAGGTCTACTACTTCACTGCGGACGAAGAGGACCGCCACGTGATTGCTCAGGCGAACACCCCGTTCGATGAGAATCACCGGTTCACTGAGGAGCGCATTGAGGTTCGCCTGCGCGGCGGCGACGTGGAGGTCGTCCCGTACACCGAGGTGGACTACATGGACGTGTCGCCGCGACAGATGGTTTCCGTGGCAACCGCTATGATTCCGTTCCTCGAGCACGACGATGCTAACCGTGCACTGATGGGTGCCAACATGCAGCGTCAGGCTGTGCCGCTGCTGCGTTCCGAGGCCCCGTACGTGGGTACTGGTATGGAGCTGCGTGCCGCTTATGACGCCGGCGACATGATCATCGCACCGAAGGCTGGCGTGGTTGAGTACGTCTCCGCTGACTACATCACCGTCATGGACGACGAGGGTGTGCGCGATACCTTCATGCTGCGCAAGTTCGAGCGCACCAACCAGGGCACCTGCTACAACCAGAAGCCGCTGGTGGACGAAGGCGACCGTGTTGAGGCAGGCCAGGTTCTGGCCGATGGCCCGGGCACCGACAATGGCGAGATGGCACTGGGTAAGAACCTGCTGGTTGCCTTCATGCCTTGGGAAGGCCACAACTACGAGGACGCCATCATCCTGAACCAGCGCATGGTTGAGGAAGACATTCTGACCTCGATTCACATCGAGGAGTACGAGATTGACGCCCGCGACACCAAGCTGGGCCCGGAGGAGATCACCCGCGACATTCCTAACGTGGGCGAGGATGTCCTGGCTGACCTGGACGATCGCGGTATCGTCCGCATCGGCGCGGACGTTCGCGACGGCGACATCCTGGTCGGTAAGGTCACCCCGAAGGGTGAAACGGAGCTGACTCCGGAAGAGCGCCTGCTGCGCGCCATCTTCGGTGAGAAGGCCCGCGAGGTCCGCGATACCTCTATGAAGGTGCCACACGGCGAGACCGGCAAGGTTATCGGCGTTCGCGTGTTCTCCCGTGAGGATGACGACGACCTGGCCGCAGGCGTGAACGAGATGGTTCGCGTCTACGTTGCCCAGAAGCGCAAGATCCAGGACGGCGATAAGCTCGCCGGCCGTCACGGCAACAAGGGTGTTGTCGGCAAGATCTTGCCGCAGGAGGACATGCCGTTCCTGCCGGACGGCACTCCGATCGACATCATCCTGAACACCCACGGCGTGCCGCGTCGTATGAACATTGGTCAGGTCCTGGAGGTGCACCTGGGCTGGCTGGCTAAGGCCGGTTGGAAGGTCGACACTGACTCTCAGGATCCGAAGATTCAGAAGATGCTGGAGACCCTGCCGGAGGAGCTATACGAGGTTCCGGCGGACTCCCTGACCGCCACCCCGGTGTTCGACGGTGCTTCCAACGCGGAGCTGTCCGGTCTGCTGCGTTCCTCGCTGCCGAACCGCGACGGCGAGCGTCAGGTCGACGACTTCGGTAAGTCCAACCTGATTGACGGCCGTTCCGGCGAGCCTTTCCCGTACCCGGTTGCAGTGGGCTACATGTACATGCTGAAGCTGCACCACCTGGTCGACGAGAAGATCCACGCTCGCTCCACTGGTCCTTACTCCATGATTACCCAGCAGCCGCTGGGTGGTAAGGCGCAGTTCGGTGGCCAGCGCTTCGGTGAGATGGAGGTGTGGGCAATGCAGGCATATGGTGCCGCCTACACTCTGCAGGAGCTCCTGACCATCAAGTCCGATGACGTGGTTGGCCGTGTGAAGGTGTACGAGGCGATCGTGAAGGGCGAGAACATCCCGGATCCTGGTATCCCGGAGTCCTTCAAGGTCCTCCTAAAGGAGCTGCAGTCGCTGTGCCTGAACGTTGAGGTTCTGGCTGCCGACGGCACCCCGATGGAGCTGTCCTCTGACGATGACGATGAGCTGGAGAACGCTAACGCGGCTCTGGGCATCAACCTGTCCCGTGACGAGCGTCCGGATGCTGACATGGACGTCAGCTAG
- a CDS encoding DUF3068 domain-containing protein — protein sequence MTNKEGSGKGLYILGALGALIGVALITVGVMLPKVVSNDKAVPLDLAATTITLNDPASVIGPNYQGVDGKEDVTAPVNRQFKITLEEPATDEEASARVGVTTARADVKDDLESLLDAQVWSFTVDRRTGEAKGNAKVSDTPATPATDGEIAGYWAKFPQGTEQRSYDYFDMTLRRALPAEFTGTRNVTTADGHEHELYVFRQEIPATSVAKEYAGVRNTITVEGEDGKPQRAQLFHEGWRELTVEPKSGLLVSVEENVKDTYRDDSGKDVQNLLQFHGKTPQRVTQSMLDQAMEVSGQRHTDKWGVALIVAGVIVAAASVVLVLWRRAKRRAERREERRAEKRAGKPAEEQADEQPEN from the coding sequence GTGACTAATAAAGAGGGCTCCGGCAAAGGCCTATACATTCTGGGTGCGCTCGGTGCACTGATTGGCGTAGCACTGATCACTGTGGGCGTCATGCTCCCTAAGGTTGTATCGAACGACAAGGCTGTGCCTCTAGACCTGGCTGCGACGACGATCACCTTGAACGATCCTGCGTCAGTCATTGGCCCGAACTACCAAGGGGTAGACGGCAAGGAGGATGTGACGGCGCCGGTCAACAGGCAGTTCAAGATCACGCTCGAAGAACCTGCTACTGACGAGGAAGCTAGCGCGCGCGTTGGTGTGACGACCGCCCGAGCGGACGTGAAAGACGACCTGGAATCTTTGCTAGATGCGCAGGTATGGAGCTTTACCGTGGACCGCCGGACCGGTGAGGCGAAGGGTAATGCGAAGGTTTCGGACACTCCCGCTACACCGGCTACCGACGGGGAGATTGCCGGTTACTGGGCCAAGTTCCCTCAGGGGACTGAGCAGCGCTCTTACGATTACTTCGATATGACGCTACGTCGGGCGTTGCCTGCGGAGTTCACCGGCACGCGTAATGTGACCACCGCCGATGGCCACGAGCACGAGCTTTATGTATTCCGCCAAGAGATCCCGGCAACTTCCGTGGCCAAGGAGTATGCGGGAGTGCGCAACACCATCACCGTTGAAGGGGAGGATGGAAAGCCGCAGCGTGCCCAACTGTTCCATGAGGGATGGCGCGAGCTGACAGTGGAGCCAAAGTCTGGCTTGCTGGTTAGCGTGGAGGAGAACGTAAAGGACACGTACCGCGATGACTCTGGTAAGGACGTGCAGAACCTGCTGCAGTTCCATGGGAAGACTCCGCAGAGGGTAACGCAGTCCATGCTGGATCAGGCCATGGAGGTTAGCGGGCAACGCCACACTGATAAGTGGGGGGTTGCATTGATTGTCGCGGGTGTTATTGTGGCAGCAGCATCCGTGGTGTTGGTTCTGTGGCGGCGCGCTAAGCGTAGGGCTGAGCGACGAGAAGAGCGTCGGGCCGAGAAGCGAGCAGGGAAGCCCGCTGAGGAACAGGCCGACGAGCAGCCTGAGAACTAG
- the rplL gene encoding 50S ribosomal protein L7/L12, which produces MAKLTKDELIEAFKEMTLIELSEFVKEFEEVFDVTAAAPVAAVAAAPGAEGGAAAEEKDEFDVVLEDAGAKKIGVIKVVREIVSGLGLKEAKELVEGAPKALLEGASKDDAEAAKTKLEEAGAKVSLK; this is translated from the coding sequence ATGGCTAAGCTCACCAAGGACGAGCTCATCGAGGCTTTCAAGGAAATGACCCTCATCGAACTGTCTGAGTTCGTTAAGGAATTCGAAGAGGTCTTCGACGTCACCGCTGCTGCTCCGGTTGCTGCTGTTGCAGCTGCTCCGGGCGCTGAGGGCGGCGCTGCTGCTGAGGAGAAGGACGAGTTCGACGTCGTTCTGGAGGACGCAGGCGCTAAGAAGATCGGCGTTATTAAGGTTGTCCGCGAGATCGTCTCCGGCCTGGGCCTGAAGGAGGCCAAGGAGCTGGTTGAGGGTGCTCCGAAGGCTCTGCTGGAGGGTGCTTCCAAGGACGACGCTGAGGCTGCTAAGACCAAGCTGGAAGAGGCTGGCGCAAAGGTCTCCCTCAAGTAA
- the rplJ gene encoding 50S ribosomal protein L10, translating into MANPKNTASLEELKARFEQAQSTLLTEYRGLSVAETTELRRALGSDVTYSVAKNTMIKLAAREAGIELDESLLTGPTAIAFVNGEAVDAAKAMKDFGKDHKNFVIKGGYMDGATIDAAQVEAIAELDNRETTLAKLAGAMQGSLAKAAGLFNAPASQVARLAAALQEKKEQ; encoded by the coding sequence ATGGCTAATCCGAAGAACACCGCTTCGCTGGAAGAGCTCAAGGCACGCTTCGAGCAGGCACAGTCCACTCTGTTGACCGAGTACCGTGGCCTGTCCGTGGCTGAGACCACCGAGCTGCGTCGCGCATTGGGTTCGGACGTTACCTACTCCGTCGCCAAGAACACCATGATCAAGCTGGCTGCACGCGAAGCCGGCATTGAGCTTGATGAGTCCCTGCTGACCGGTCCTACCGCAATCGCATTCGTTAACGGCGAGGCCGTGGATGCTGCGAAGGCTATGAAGGACTTCGGCAAGGATCACAAGAACTTCGTGATCAAGGGTGGCTACATGGACGGTGCCACGATTGATGCAGCTCAGGTTGAGGCAATCGCCGAGCTGGACAATCGCGAAACCACGCTGGCCAAGCTGGCCGGTGCCATGCAGGGTTCCTTGGCAAAGGCCGCAGGCCTGTTCAACGCACCAGCATCCCAGGTTGCACGCCTGGCCGCTGCACTGCAGGAGAAGAAGGAACAGTAA
- a CDS encoding esterase/lipase family protein — translation MDAFIPKFLSSLRRDNPLPEGVNKWDTPLDGKTPTVLIHGTWLNAYNTWDYVAKHLIAAGHPVFAVNYGKDRDAFTGKAPGVYANNFLRTSQQEVAAFIDEVIKRTGAKKVNLVGHSQGVAQARLYLSDSGGADRADVARNKVDRLVGVGPAHHGTTLSGISTLGDKIDPNNKLAGFLEKFLGGAAIDQRLGSEFGDYLNRDGDTTPGVDYTMITAKYDGIATPRLKQVMVAGDGARVRNLSVQDGNPLDLSGHLAMLYSPRVVDLILEALEPGEDGPATYRAAHPLKRGMVLPMMGEFRLPGRRGRRA, via the coding sequence ATGGACGCATTCATCCCGAAGTTCCTATCCAGCCTGCGACGTGACAATCCACTACCGGAGGGCGTCAATAAGTGGGACACACCGCTAGACGGCAAGACGCCCACGGTGTTGATCCACGGCACGTGGCTCAACGCATATAACACGTGGGACTACGTGGCCAAGCACCTCATTGCGGCAGGCCACCCAGTGTTTGCCGTGAACTATGGCAAGGACCGAGACGCCTTTACGGGTAAGGCCCCGGGAGTTTACGCCAACAACTTCCTGCGCACCTCCCAGCAAGAGGTGGCGGCATTCATTGACGAGGTTATCAAGCGCACGGGCGCGAAAAAGGTGAACTTGGTCGGCCACTCGCAGGGCGTGGCGCAGGCGCGGCTCTATCTATCCGATTCCGGCGGCGCCGACCGAGCGGATGTGGCACGCAACAAGGTGGACCGCCTGGTGGGCGTGGGCCCGGCGCACCACGGCACTACTCTTTCCGGCATATCGACCCTGGGCGACAAGATCGACCCGAACAACAAGCTCGCCGGATTCCTGGAGAAGTTCCTGGGCGGCGCTGCGATCGACCAGCGCCTCGGTAGCGAGTTTGGGGATTACCTCAACCGCGATGGGGATACCACGCCAGGCGTGGACTACACGATGATCACCGCGAAGTACGACGGCATTGCAACTCCCCGATTGAAGCAGGTGATGGTCGCCGGAGACGGCGCGCGGGTGCGCAACCTGAGCGTGCAAGACGGCAACCCACTCGACCTTTCCGGCCACCTGGCGATGTTGTACTCGCCGCGCGTTGTGGATTTGATCCTGGAGGCGCTGGAGCCCGGCGAAGACGGCCCCGCAACCTACCGGGCCGCCCATCCGCTGAAGCGCGGAATGGTGCTTCCTATGATGGGCGAATTCCGGCTACCAGGTCGGCGAGGTCGGCGAGCTTAG
- a CDS encoding choice-of-anchor M domain-containing protein, whose translation MHKKDELFQQLAKRQQAELKLLKQLKHSQNRADRMMWAAKSTLAVLGVLVLTVVAGAWNAASPLTSDHRTAEVLQRAQATPTGHRPGTTSDGPTVGKDVKNPATGKTHVCAGRKLLYNAHVDAIYGTYNKGKPDVMVVDGQQPVPADGVCLRLAPDAIDGKEASRIKVPNKKALSFLGKPGTVLWHAPQNADFTNQWRPIWAGLGAFDPAHEIEVPKDFAEPNLHFHMKKFSGPGDMEVFFHNSGTPTPERVLSTKGGLKDYDYEVGGHGHFGWTFSKPGLYQLTMQWDVKKKDGSTVKSAARTINWLVGSDKQVGLPEGTTTGLNEIKKPIAPLEPGKPGDQDQPEEPEHPEQPEDPEQPEDPEQPGENETPGENETPGDEEDPSDGTDKPAPTCEAPEEISDDEVRSEVNDAFSEGQGTERAVIPKGHMDMGVGTSDESDADPHTFLKDGSDPANVQERESGSFIFLVNSPKAKVGVPQDYQEELGETAYALPQAQRENPDVPWLGFSTEHLNSAKQGVDVTIKDFEGPGRMVTLSDNGLGSVSLRLDSEHREHKVSYAVGAHDHQQFLFTKPGVYRVVFRYQGTAVDGKKFDKELETFFVIKDSCGDDTGSGKSGLEELQEFQKHLDSENAKLGKYMDEIVGGIEALRGNRKAQQNPSTGAAGGAGTGESSAAGATSNNSAGKSSGGASSGTSAASDNHDAASGAESAGTGSGGSAGSSSLGSSSGSAGGAALANGGASAGAAAADGGEVEAEAEAVEGETGGAGGIHRINAAQGQQNADGAANTNDAQNVDTEKTAVESFIDSLTGGGWTTGFLLGLGLMGLLGGALLFFVAARNMQRAHTLQLLQAYREISRDRAEQAYVEGIADEEVWDGEESR comes from the coding sequence ATGCATAAAAAAGATGAACTCTTTCAGCAGCTGGCCAAGCGGCAGCAGGCTGAGCTTAAACTGCTTAAGCAGCTCAAACACAGCCAGAATAGGGCCGATCGGATGATGTGGGCAGCCAAGTCCACCCTGGCGGTATTGGGCGTGCTGGTGTTAACCGTGGTGGCCGGCGCCTGGAATGCGGCGTCACCACTAACCAGTGATCACCGCACTGCCGAGGTGTTGCAGCGTGCGCAAGCAACACCGACAGGGCATAGGCCCGGAACGACCAGTGACGGACCAACCGTCGGCAAGGACGTGAAGAATCCGGCCACCGGAAAGACGCACGTTTGTGCGGGCAGGAAGCTGCTGTATAACGCCCACGTGGATGCGATTTACGGAACGTATAACAAGGGCAAGCCGGACGTGATGGTCGTCGACGGGCAGCAGCCCGTGCCCGCCGATGGCGTCTGTCTGCGACTGGCGCCCGACGCGATCGATGGCAAGGAAGCCTCCCGCATCAAGGTGCCGAACAAGAAGGCGCTGTCCTTCCTAGGCAAGCCCGGCACGGTGCTGTGGCATGCCCCGCAGAACGCGGACTTCACTAACCAATGGCGCCCGATCTGGGCGGGCCTGGGTGCTTTTGACCCGGCACACGAGATCGAGGTGCCGAAGGATTTCGCCGAGCCAAATCTCCACTTCCATATGAAGAAGTTCTCCGGCCCCGGCGACATGGAGGTTTTCTTCCACAACTCCGGTACGCCTACCCCGGAGCGCGTGCTGTCCACCAAGGGCGGTTTGAAGGACTACGACTACGAGGTCGGCGGGCACGGACACTTCGGGTGGACCTTCTCTAAGCCGGGCCTGTATCAGCTGACGATGCAGTGGGACGTCAAGAAGAAGGACGGCTCTACCGTGAAGTCCGCAGCGCGCACCATCAACTGGCTGGTTGGTTCCGACAAGCAGGTTGGCCTGCCGGAGGGCACGACTACTGGGTTGAACGAGATCAAGAAACCGATCGCGCCGCTGGAGCCGGGCAAGCCCGGAGATCAAGATCAACCTGAAGAGCCCGAGCACCCCGAGCAGCCCGAAGACCCTGAGCAGCCCGAAGACCCCGAGCAGCCAGGCGAGAATGAAACGCCAGGCGAAAATGAGACTCCGGGTGACGAGGAAGATCCGAGCGATGGCACCGACAAGCCAGCGCCGACGTGCGAAGCCCCTGAGGAAATCTCCGACGACGAGGTCCGTAGCGAGGTCAACGATGCCTTCAGTGAAGGGCAGGGGACAGAGCGCGCCGTGATTCCCAAGGGCCACATGGACATGGGCGTGGGAACCTCGGACGAATCTGACGCGGATCCGCACACCTTCCTGAAAGACGGATCCGATCCCGCGAATGTGCAGGAGCGCGAGTCCGGCAGCTTCATTTTCCTAGTTAACAGCCCGAAGGCCAAGGTTGGAGTCCCGCAGGATTACCAGGAGGAACTGGGGGAGACCGCATACGCACTTCCGCAGGCGCAACGTGAAAACCCCGATGTTCCGTGGCTGGGCTTTTCCACCGAGCACCTGAACTCGGCTAAGCAGGGCGTGGACGTGACCATCAAGGACTTTGAAGGTCCCGGTCGCATGGTGACTCTGTCGGACAATGGGTTGGGTAGTGTCAGCCTGCGTCTGGATTCCGAGCACCGTGAGCACAAGGTCAGCTATGCGGTTGGGGCGCACGACCATCAGCAGTTCCTCTTCACCAAGCCGGGCGTGTACCGCGTAGTCTTCCGCTACCAGGGCACTGCTGTGGACGGCAAGAAGTTCGATAAGGAGCTAGAGACCTTCTTCGTCATCAAGGATTCGTGCGGGGACGATACGGGCAGTGGGAAGTCTGGCCTGGAGGAACTCCAGGAGTTTCAGAAGCACCTAGACAGCGAAAACGCGAAGCTCGGCAAGTACATGGACGAGATCGTCGGTGGCATCGAGGCGCTGCGCGGAAACCGCAAGGCACAGCAGAATCCTTCCACCGGGGCGGCTGGCGGTGCTGGCACCGGTGAGTCCTCGGCGGCGGGCGCCACTAGCAACAACTCTGCCGGCAAGAGTTCTGGTGGAGCATCCTCCGGCACCAGCGCCGCATCGGATAATCACGACGCTGCTAGTGGGGCTGAATCCGCGGGGACTGGTTCCGGTGGTTCTGCCGGCTCGAGTAGCCTCGGCAGTTCATCTGGGTCTGCCGGCGGCGCTGCGTTAGCAAATGGTGGCGCTTCTGCTGGCGCCGCGGCCGCAGACGGTGGCGAAGTAGAAGCCGAGGCCGAGGCTGTGGAAGGCGAAACAGGCGGTGCCGGTGGCATCCATCGCATCAACGCCGCCCAAGGGCAGCAGAATGCAGACGGGGCCGCAAACACGAATGATGCGCAGAACGTAGACACTGAGAAAACCGCCGTAGAGTCCTTTATAGATTCCCTTACCGGCGGTGGCTGGACGACCGGCTTCCTACTGGGGCTCGGCCTGATGGGGCTACTCGGCGGAGCCTTGCTCTTCTTTGTTGCGGCCCGCAACATGCAGCGTGCCCATACCCTGCAACTGCTGCAGGCCTACCGGGAAATCAGTCGCGACCGTGCTGAGCAAGCCTATGTAGAGGGCATCGCAGACGAAGAGGTTTGGGACGGCGAGGAGTCTCGCTAA
- a CDS encoding anchored repeat-type ABC transporter permease subunit, which translates to MISFSQFLADLTNPALAFLPKALLVAVLSALVCGVIGTHVVLRGMAFIGDAVAHAVFPGLAIAFALQFSVIAGGAVAGAVVALLIALFSQRRRVKEDTIIGIFFAAAFALGLVVISKVQGYTASLNSFLFGSITGVSNSDIIFSAVVGAVVILAVAALHKEIVAVSVDRETAAAMGIRVLLIDVVLYLAVTAAVVMSVRTVGNILVLALLITPAAAARLWTDRLVVMMSLSAVIGMVGSFLGVYVSWAIDVPTGATIVLVLTVVFLFSFFVATPIRAARQSNNPSQVVATDA; encoded by the coding sequence GTGATTTCCTTCTCCCAGTTCCTCGCCGACCTGACGAATCCCGCCCTGGCCTTCCTGCCGAAGGCGCTGCTGGTGGCGGTTCTCTCCGCGCTGGTCTGCGGTGTGATCGGCACTCACGTGGTACTGCGCGGCATGGCCTTCATCGGCGATGCGGTCGCGCATGCTGTGTTCCCGGGCCTTGCCATTGCCTTCGCCTTGCAGTTCTCCGTGATCGCTGGCGGGGCGGTGGCCGGTGCCGTGGTTGCCTTGCTGATCGCTCTGTTCTCGCAGCGCAGACGCGTGAAGGAAGACACGATCATCGGTATCTTCTTCGCCGCTGCTTTCGCCCTGGGCTTGGTGGTGATCTCGAAGGTGCAGGGCTATACGGCCAGCCTGAACAGCTTCCTTTTCGGCTCGATTACAGGCGTGTCTAACTCCGACATCATCTTCAGTGCTGTCGTCGGCGCGGTCGTGATCCTGGCTGTGGCGGCGCTGCACAAGGAGATCGTGGCGGTCTCCGTCGACCGGGAAACCGCCGCAGCCATGGGTATCCGCGTGTTGTTGATCGACGTGGTTCTCTACCTCGCCGTCACTGCCGCCGTGGTGATGTCTGTCCGCACCGTCGGAAACATCCTAGTGCTTGCGCTGCTGATCACGCCGGCCGCCGCAGCCCGACTCTGGACCGACCGACTGGTCGTGATGATGAGCCTCAGCGCCGTGATAGGCATGGTCGGTTCCTTCCTCGGCGTGTACGTGTCTTGGGCGATCGATGTGCCCACGGGCGCAACCATCGTCCTGGTGCTCACCGTTGTTTTTCTCTTTTCTTTCTTTGTGGCGACGCCCATTCGCGCCGCCCGGCAATCCAACAACCCCTCACAGGTGGTAGCTACTGATGCATAA
- a CDS encoding anchored repeat-type ABC transporter ATP-binding subunit, protein MTALQIADLSVRLSGRQILTDVNLEAHPGELIGLLGPNGAGKTTLMRSILGLIPRTKGSVKAASVGYVPQRHEFAWDYPIDVRHTVLNGRAGLIGPFRRSRRADFAATAHALKRVNLQHLADRPIGQLSGGQRQRVLVARALAVEPTLLLLDEPFTGMDFPSIESLVEILQSLAADGMSILMVTHDLAQAVHVCDRVVLLNGRVVADGAPDQLQNPEPWMETFDVRPDSPLLRGVGLVS, encoded by the coding sequence GTGACCGCACTGCAGATCGCGGATCTGAGTGTCCGGCTGTCCGGGCGCCAGATCCTTACCGATGTGAACCTCGAGGCGCACCCCGGGGAGCTAATCGGGCTACTCGGCCCCAACGGAGCAGGCAAGACCACCCTGATGCGCAGCATCTTGGGTCTCATCCCGCGGACCAAGGGCAGTGTCAAGGCCGCGAGCGTGGGCTATGTTCCCCAGCGCCACGAGTTCGCGTGGGACTATCCCATCGACGTTCGCCACACCGTGCTGAACGGTCGCGCGGGGCTGATTGGTCCGTTCCGTCGGTCGCGCCGGGCAGACTTTGCGGCCACTGCGCATGCGCTGAAGCGCGTGAACTTGCAGCACTTGGCGGACCGTCCCATCGGTCAGCTCTCCGGCGGGCAGCGCCAGCGCGTGCTGGTGGCGCGCGCCCTGGCTGTGGAACCCACGCTGCTGTTGTTGGACGAGCCTTTCACTGGCATGGATTTCCCCAGCATCGAGTCGCTGGTGGAGATCCTGCAGTCCCTGGCTGCCGATGGCATGAGCATCCTGATGGTGACCCACGATCTGGCGCAGGCGGTGCACGTCTGTGATCGCGTGGTGCTGCTGAACGGTCGTGTGGTGGCCGATGGTGCGCCGGATCAGCTGCAGAACCCCGAGCCGTGGATGGAGACCTTCGACGTTCGCCCGGATTCGCCACTGTTGCGGGGAGTGGGGTTGGTGTCGTGA